AGATTATAACGCTGTTTACGCATTTCCTCTTCCTGGATCACTCCATGTCGAATAATTAACGTCGGATCGCCATCGACTACATCACGAAACTTTTTACTTTTCAATGAAATCATGGAGGATATATATTGAATGACCAACAATAGGAGGATCGGAAGAATCCCTTCAATAATCGGTTTATCGGGAGATTCTACAATCATCGCAGCTACTTCCGCCATAATGATAAAGACGACGATATCTATGACACCCAATTCACCAACTTCTCGTTTTCCCATAATTCGTAATATCACAAGAAGAAAAACATATAAAAACACCGTACGCAACCCGATAATTAGTAACTCATGCACAGCAGATCTGCCTCCTTCACACTTAGTGTGCCGGCAGATCTTTTTTCTATACGTAAGCAAACAAAAAAGCGGAAATCTATGGATAAACCAATAATTTCCGCTTTTACTTATGACGCTG
This window of the Sporosarcina ureae genome carries:
- a CDS encoding DUF421 domain-containing protein, yielding MHELLIIGLRTVFLYVFLLVILRIMGKREVGELGVIDIVVFIIMAEVAAMIVESPDKPIIEGILPILLLLVIQYISSMISLKSKKFRDVVDGDPTLIIRHGVIQEEEMRKQRYNLDDLFQQLRENQVGSIHNVTFAYLESSGNLSVFTKDGDLPIVGLVLDGEMQPEHLKLIGKTEDWLLRKLHAKNITDLSTIFYCTFEKGEIKIQLKKG